Proteins encoded within one genomic window of Saccharopolyspora pogona:
- a CDS encoding NAD-dependent epimerase/dehydratase family protein, with amino-acid sequence MQNVETIGAFRIDRICLEELIAMSDHSSSALVAGGGGFIGGHLAARLLREGYRVRVVDCKPVDEWFQVHPDAENVVADLSLLDAAHAAADGMDEVYNLAADMGGIGFIEGNKARCMLSVLINTHLLMASRDAGVDRFFFSSSACVYAAAHQTAPDLEALREEMAYPAMPEDGYGWEKLFDERMCRHFSEDFGLRTRVARFHNIYGPHGTWDGGREKAPAAICRKIAAAVINGDDKIEIWGDGEQTRSFTYIDDCVEGILRIMRSDCDQPLNLGSEELVTINQLVDLVQELAGCSLTRHHNLSAAQGVRGRNSDNTLIRKQLGWAPSISLRDGISETYKWIYKEVGYASHRFLP; translated from the coding sequence TTGCAAAACGTCGAAACAATCGGCGCTTTCCGGATTGATCGTATATGTCTAGAGGAGTTGATTGCCATGAGTGACCACAGTAGTTCAGCTCTCGTCGCCGGCGGTGGGGGCTTCATCGGCGGGCACTTGGCCGCTCGCCTGCTGCGCGAGGGCTACCGCGTTCGAGTGGTCGACTGCAAACCGGTTGACGAGTGGTTCCAGGTACATCCCGACGCGGAGAACGTCGTGGCCGATCTGTCTCTTCTCGACGCAGCACACGCGGCGGCCGACGGGATGGACGAGGTTTACAACCTGGCCGCCGACATGGGTGGCATTGGTTTCATCGAAGGCAACAAGGCCCGCTGCATGTTGTCAGTGCTGATCAACACGCACCTGCTGATGGCCAGCCGCGATGCCGGCGTGGACCGATTCTTCTTCTCCTCGTCCGCCTGTGTCTACGCCGCCGCCCACCAGACCGCCCCGGATCTTGAAGCGTTGCGGGAAGAGATGGCTTATCCGGCGATGCCCGAAGACGGTTACGGGTGGGAGAAGCTCTTCGACGAGCGCATGTGCCGGCATTTCTCCGAGGACTTCGGCCTGCGCACCCGGGTAGCCCGCTTCCATAACATCTACGGCCCGCATGGAACGTGGGACGGCGGACGCGAGAAAGCCCCGGCCGCGATCTGCCGGAAAATCGCCGCTGCGGTGATTAACGGCGACGACAAGATCGAGATCTGGGGCGACGGGGAGCAGACCAGGAGTTTCACCTACATCGACGACTGCGTCGAGGGCATTCTCCGCATCATGCGCAGCGACTGCGACCAGCCACTCAACCTGGGCAGCGAGGAGCTCGTCACCATCAACCAACTTGTCGATCTGGTCCAGGAACTCGCTGGCTGCTCACTAACCCGGCACCACAACCTTTCCGCTGCTCAAGGTGTGCGGGGACGAAACAGCGACAACACGCTCATCCGCAAACAGCTCGGCTGGGCACCATCCATCTCGCTGCGCGACGGAATTTCCGAGACGTACAAGTGGATTTACAAGGAAGTCGGCTACGCCTCGCACAGGTTCCTGCCATGA
- a CDS encoding glycosyltransferase family 4 protein: MGCRRPRSLVERRPTSQAWVSLAGRSAFPELHRISTPIPHTSRTFSCWTELRANRTHRSAPSTASAAVRRSGKPRGCSWKRHPEVIIASQRPARIVVHDYLGHPFQIELSRELARRGHDVRHVYCSAIAVGQGNLQAGKPDSGRLSIIGVPRQQHPSSGPDTYGQDVASLIRDFKPHVVISGNSPVPIQRHIQRTCAEQRIRFVYWLQDVYSARAPRAKTRPNDWERTARCEKATLLSSDAVVAIAEPFAAFVRQWGVQPEHITVIENWAPLAEMECASDDWAPASSYRSSGEPIFLYSGTLDDRHGADLLVRLAKACDARNTGVLFVVSEGSGRRALESARALGIRRLQLYDFQPYDHVPRMFAAADVLLAGLSTEAGQMSVPSKVLAYLCAGRPVLAAIPSTNRAAQLLAEIGAGHVVSPDDPDEYVEAAFALLADPARRQRMGSAGRQYARRAFAIKPIADRFEEILVP; encoded by the coding sequence ATGGGATGCCGCAGGCCAAGGTCGCTGGTCGAGCGCAGACCGACCTCGCAAGCTTGGGTCAGCCTCGCCGGGCGATCCGCTTTCCCGGAGCTTCACCGCATTTCAACGCCCATTCCACACACATCCCGAACATTCTCATGCTGGACCGAGCTACGCGCCAACCGTACCCATCGGAGTGCGCCAAGCACGGCGTCCGCGGCTGTGCGGCGATCCGGCAAGCCGCGCGGGTGTAGCTGGAAACGGCATCCGGAGGTCATCATTGCCAGTCAACGCCCCGCGCGCATAGTTGTCCACGATTACCTGGGGCATCCGTTCCAAATCGAACTCAGCCGCGAATTGGCACGGCGAGGACATGATGTCCGTCATGTGTACTGCTCGGCCATCGCAGTCGGACAAGGGAATCTGCAGGCCGGAAAACCAGATTCCGGCCGCCTGTCGATCATTGGTGTGCCTCGGCAACAACACCCGAGTTCGGGTCCTGACACATACGGCCAAGACGTCGCCAGCCTCATCAGAGACTTCAAACCCCACGTGGTGATTTCGGGGAATAGCCCGGTCCCGATTCAGCGGCACATCCAGCGAACCTGCGCTGAGCAGCGAATCCGGTTCGTGTACTGGTTGCAGGATGTCTACTCCGCGCGTGCACCCAGAGCGAAGACCCGCCCCAACGATTGGGAACGCACCGCACGGTGCGAGAAGGCCACCTTGCTGAGCAGCGATGCGGTTGTTGCCATCGCAGAGCCGTTCGCGGCTTTCGTTCGTCAGTGGGGGGTGCAGCCGGAGCACATCACGGTGATAGAGAACTGGGCGCCGCTAGCAGAAATGGAATGCGCCAGCGACGACTGGGCACCGGCAAGCTCCTACCGCAGCTCCGGAGAGCCCATTTTCCTCTACTCCGGTACGCTGGACGATCGTCACGGCGCAGACCTGCTGGTGCGGTTGGCGAAGGCATGCGATGCCCGGAACACCGGCGTCCTGTTCGTCGTCAGCGAGGGAAGCGGCCGCCGTGCACTGGAAAGTGCACGCGCACTAGGAATACGTCGGCTGCAGTTATACGACTTTCAGCCCTACGACCACGTCCCGCGCATGTTCGCGGCGGCTGACGTGCTACTCGCTGGGCTGAGCACAGAAGCGGGTCAGATGTCAGTTCCCTCCAAGGTGCTGGCCTATCTATGCGCCGGACGCCCGGTGCTCGCTGCTATCCCCTCGACGAATCGTGCCGCGCAGCTGCTTGCGGAAATCGGAGCGGGGCACGTAGTCAGCCCAGACGACCCGGATGAATACGTGGAAGCGGCGTTCGCCCTGCTCGCTGACCCCGCGCGTCGTCAGCGCATGGGAAGCGCGGGACGGCAGTACGCTCGCCGTGCTTTTGCGATCAAGCCGATAGCCGACCGCTTCGAGGAGATCCTCGTGCCCTGA
- a CDS encoding D-arabinono-1,4-lactone oxidase yields the protein MTGTAGASGDWTNWAGSARCHPARRVSPRSEDELVQQVRDACSTGQPLRVAGNGHSFAPLVSTDSTLVDLHEYADVIAVDPAAMTVTVQAGAPLWRINAELDRYGLAIENMGSINVQTAAGLVSTGTHGSGTRYGCLSSQIASMRLVTGRGELVECSATSEPDVFSAARLGLGALGVISTITFRCVPAFSLSLEERTEPFARFIERLPEHVESIDHPVFFSPMWSDQVHIRAMSRTTAPLRPPSRWQAWRDHYLAGHAGLQGVLWAHRRGAALVPFASKVLTRRPLRSFVDVSHRIFTFPQRVRVVSMEYAVPLEALRQVLQELRRVLPSSGEVVSLPLEIRVASGNDIPLSPAYGRPTGYVNLATDAYSPHDKIYQVAGRVLSDFDGRPHWAKLHSHTASSLAPRYPRWNDVQRIRQSLDPKGILINPYLERVLTGTA from the coding sequence ATGACCGGTACCGCTGGCGCCAGCGGGGATTGGACGAACTGGGCAGGGTCCGCCCGGTGCCACCCGGCCCGTCGCGTCAGCCCGCGCAGTGAGGACGAGCTGGTCCAGCAAGTGCGGGACGCATGTTCCACCGGCCAGCCGCTACGCGTCGCCGGAAACGGGCACTCCTTCGCGCCACTGGTCAGCACGGACAGTACCCTCGTTGATCTGCACGAGTACGCTGATGTCATCGCAGTGGACCCCGCCGCCATGACGGTCACGGTCCAAGCCGGCGCACCGCTCTGGCGCATCAACGCCGAGTTGGACCGGTACGGACTCGCGATCGAGAACATGGGGAGCATCAACGTTCAAACCGCGGCCGGCCTGGTCTCGACGGGGACACACGGTTCGGGCACCCGCTATGGCTGCCTGTCGAGTCAGATCGCGAGTATGCGGCTCGTCACGGGACGCGGGGAGCTCGTGGAGTGCTCGGCGACGTCCGAACCGGACGTGTTCTCGGCTGCTCGGCTGGGCTTGGGCGCTCTGGGAGTGATCTCTACGATCACATTTCGTTGCGTACCGGCATTTTCGCTCAGCCTCGAGGAGAGAACAGAGCCATTCGCCCGGTTCATTGAGCGCCTGCCCGAACACGTCGAGAGCATTGACCACCCCGTCTTCTTCTCGCCCATGTGGAGCGACCAGGTACACATCCGGGCCATGTCGCGCACGACGGCGCCGCTGCGGCCCCCGTCACGGTGGCAGGCGTGGCGAGATCACTACCTGGCGGGCCATGCCGGACTGCAAGGTGTGCTCTGGGCCCACCGGCGCGGTGCTGCGCTCGTGCCATTTGCCTCCAAAGTCCTGACGCGCCGCCCGCTTCGGTCGTTCGTCGACGTGAGCCATCGCATTTTCACGTTTCCACAACGCGTACGCGTGGTGTCGATGGAGTACGCCGTGCCGCTCGAGGCGTTGAGGCAGGTGTTGCAAGAGTTGCGTCGAGTACTACCGTCGTCCGGCGAGGTGGTTTCGCTGCCCCTGGAGATACGGGTGGCGTCCGGCAATGACATCCCGCTCAGCCCGGCTTACGGGCGCCCGACGGGATACGTCAATTTGGCGACCGATGCGTACAGCCCGCACGACAAGATTTATCAGGTCGCCGGAAGGGTTCTTAGCGATTTTGATGGTCGCCCGCACTGGGCGAAGCTGCATTCCCACACCGCAAGCAGCCTCGCGCCCCGCTATCCACGCTGGAACGACGTGCAGCGGATCCGCCAATCTCTCGATCCGAAAGGAATCCTGATCAACCCCTACCTGGAGCGAGTTCTCACCGGTACGGCCTGA